One genomic window of Medicago truncatula cultivar Jemalong A17 chromosome 1, MtrunA17r5.0-ANR, whole genome shotgun sequence includes the following:
- the LOC25482742 gene encoding alkane hydroxylase MAH1, whose product MQFENTHFSKSIMSIIQCIGGFVAILIFLYIYYWRRNRDEFVPINWPIIGMLPTFLHHLSDFHDYATIVLKRNGGTYRFQGPWFTNTSFVGLADPMNVTYITKKNFGNYAKGSKFHDIFEVLGGSIFNSDSNDVWKQEKTMFHLVLGRKSFKNMFQHSIQKKVDDYLIPFLNDVSEAGAQVDLQDAFNRFTFDSSCLILFGFDPNCLPNKFNQLREIPYKKSLPVMEEVIFYRHFIPSSLWKLQKWLNVGQEKKFKVAQEYLDRFLYESITFSLGEEQSKCSNEEMDQCFLGMVKALKKEGYGKGEISEKYLRDTALTMVFAGNGSISSALSWFFWLLSTYPIVEEKIIQEIKDNWLTQEDNRIILRDVVLDKLVYLHGAICETLRLYPPIPFEHICAIKSDILPSGERISPNTSLMYSMYSMGRMEQLWGEDCMEFKPERWISERGDIIHVPSYKFITFNTGPRICIGKDLSFIQMKMVAAALLRKFHIQVVEGHLVTPRLSVFLRMKHGLKVEVSKRSI is encoded by the coding sequence ATGCAATTTGAAAACACACACTTTAGTAAATCTATAATGTCAATAATTCAGTGTATTGGAGGATTTGTAGCCATCCTAATCTTCCTATACATTTACTATTGGAGACGCAATAGAGATGAATTTGTACCAATTAATTGGCCAATAATTGGTATGCTACCAACATTTTTGCATCATCTCTCCGATTTCCATGATTATGCAACCATTGTTTTGAAGCGTAATGGAGGAACTTATCGATTTCAAGGACCCTGGTTCACAAACACAAGCTTTGTCGGTCTAGCTGATCCAATGAACGTGACATACATCACAAAGAAGAATTTTGGCAACTACGCGAAAGGGTCAAAATTCCATGATATTTTTGAAGTTCTTGGAGGTAGTATTTTCAATTCTGATTCCAACGATGTATGGAAACAGGAGAAGACAATGTTTCATTTAGTTCTTGGAAGGAAAAGCTTCAAGAACATGTTCCAACATTCCATTCAGAAGAAGGTGGACGACTATCTAATACCATTTCTTAATGATGTATCTGAAGCAGGAGCTCAGGTGGATTTGCAAGATGCCTTTAATAGGTTCACCTTTGATAGCAGCTGCCTGATTTTATTTGGATTTGATCCAAATTGCCTTCCAAACAAGTTTAATCAGCTTAGAGAAATTCCTTATAAAAAATCTCTTCCTGTGATGGAGGAAGTGATATTTTACAGGCACTTCATTCCAAGTAGTTTATGGAAGTTGCAAAAATGGCTCAATGTTGGTCAAGAGAAGAAGTTCAAGGTTGCCCAAGAATATCTTGACCGATTCTTGTATGAAAGTATAACATTTTCCCTTGGTGAAGAGCAAAGCAAATGCAGCAACGAAGAAATGGACCAATGTTTTTTAGGCATGGTAAAAGCCCTAAAGAAAGAAGGATATGGAAAGGGGGAAATCAGTGAGAAGTATCTTAGAGATACTGCACTCACTATGGTGTTTGCCGGAAATGGTTCAATTAGTTCAGCTCTCAGTTGGTTTTTCTGGCTCCTTTCAACTTATCCTATTGTGGAAGAAAAAATCATTCAAGAGATCAAAGATAATTGGCTAACACAAGAGGATAATCGGATTATTTTGAGGGATGTGGTTCTTGATAAGCTAGTATACCTCCATGGAGCTATATGTGAAACCTTAAGGCTTTATCCACCTATACCTTTTGAGCATATCTGTGCAATCAAATCCGATATACTACCTAGTGGAGAACGTATTAGTCCAAATACAAGTTTAATGTACTCTATGTATTCTATGGGCAGGATGGAACAACTATGGGGGGAAGACTGCATGGAATTTAAGCCTGAGAGATGGATATCTGAGAGGGGAGATATTATACATGTACCTTCTTACAAGTTCATAACTTTCAACACAGGACCCAGAATTTGTATAGGTAAAGATCTTAGTTTCATTCAAATGAAGATGGTCGCAGCTGCTTTGTTACGGAAGTTTCACATACAGGTGGTGGAAGGTCACCTTGTAACCCCAAGGCTTTCTGTGTTTCTTCGCATGAAACATGGCTTGAAGGTTGAAGTCTCTAAAAGAAGCATTTGA